Proteins encoded in a region of the Candidatus Macondimonas diazotrophica genome:
- a CDS encoding F0F1 ATP synthase subunit epsilon produces MSQINVDIVSAEGEIFSGSASMVFAPAVEGDVGIAPRHAPLLTMLRAGEVRVRDEQGQDAHYFVSGGILEIQPFKVTVLADTALRAKDLDEAAALEAKRRAEDVLAQRQSDIDYARAQAELAEAIAKLQMLERLRKIRG; encoded by the coding sequence ATGAGTCAAATCAATGTCGATATCGTCAGTGCCGAAGGCGAGATCTTTTCCGGAAGCGCGAGTATGGTGTTTGCGCCTGCTGTGGAAGGGGATGTCGGTATCGCACCGCGCCACGCGCCACTCTTGACCATGCTGCGGGCTGGCGAGGTCCGCGTGCGGGACGAGCAGGGCCAGGATGCGCACTACTTTGTCTCCGGCGGTATTCTTGAGATCCAGCCCTTCAAGGTTACCGTTCTCGCGGATACGGCGCTGCGCGCCAAGGATCTGGACGAGGCGGCAGCGCTCGAGGCCAAGCGTCGGGCCGAGGATGTGCTGGCGCAGCGCCAATCGGATATCGATTATGCGCGCGCCCAGGCTGAACTGGCGGAAGCCATCGCGAAGCTGCAGATGTTGGAGCGTTTGCGCAAGATCCGCGGCTGA
- the atpD gene encoding F0F1 ATP synthase subunit beta — protein sequence MSSGKIVQIIGAVVDVEFPRDAVPAVYHALVVDSTGLVLEVQQQLGDGVVRTIAMGPSDGLSRGLDVRGTGAPISVPVGKGTLGRIMDVLGNPVDEVGEVQCEERWQIHRAAPSYEEQSGSTDLLETGIKVIDLLCPFAKGGKVGLFGGAGVGKTVNMLELINNIAKEHSGLSVFAGVGERTREGNDFYHEMAESGVIDLENLSESKVAMVYGQMNEPPGNRLRVALTGLTMAEYFRDEGRDILFFVDNIYRYTLAGTEVSALLGRMPSAVGYQPTLAEEMGRLQERITSTKTGSITSIQAVYVPADDLTDPSPATTFAHLDATVVLSRQIAELGIYPAVDPLDSTSRQLDPLVVGEEHYSVARGVQNVLQRYKELRDIIAILGMDELSEEDKLIVSRARKIQRFLSQPFHVAEVFTGSPGKYVSLKDTIRSFKGILNGEYDTLPEQAFYMVGSIEEAVEKAKRV from the coding sequence ATGAGCTCCGGAAAAATCGTTCAGATCATTGGTGCCGTGGTGGACGTTGAATTCCCACGGGACGCGGTCCCGGCGGTCTATCACGCGTTGGTGGTGGACTCGACGGGTTTGGTTCTGGAAGTCCAACAACAGTTGGGTGATGGGGTCGTTCGCACGATCGCCATGGGTCCATCGGATGGCTTGAGCCGTGGGCTCGACGTGCGCGGTACCGGGGCGCCGATTTCGGTTCCGGTCGGCAAGGGCACGTTGGGGCGGATCATGGACGTGCTGGGCAACCCGGTGGACGAAGTCGGTGAAGTGCAGTGCGAAGAGCGCTGGCAGATTCATCGGGCTGCGCCGTCCTATGAAGAACAGTCGGGGTCGACCGACCTGCTGGAAACTGGGATCAAGGTCATCGACCTGCTCTGCCCCTTCGCGAAGGGCGGCAAGGTTGGCCTGTTCGGTGGCGCCGGCGTGGGCAAGACCGTGAACATGCTCGAGCTCATCAACAACATCGCCAAGGAACACAGCGGTCTGTCTGTGTTTGCAGGCGTGGGTGAGCGAACCCGTGAAGGGAACGACTTCTACCATGAAATGGCGGAATCCGGGGTTATCGATCTGGAGAACCTGTCGGAATCCAAGGTGGCCATGGTTTATGGACAGATGAACGAGCCGCCGGGCAACCGCCTGCGCGTCGCCCTGACCGGTCTGACCATGGCAGAGTATTTCCGTGACGAAGGCCGCGACATCCTGTTCTTCGTCGACAATATCTACCGCTACACGCTGGCTGGAACCGAAGTGTCGGCGCTGCTCGGCCGCATGCCGTCGGCGGTGGGCTACCAGCCGACGCTGGCCGAGGAAATGGGGCGCCTTCAGGAGCGCATTACCTCGACCAAGACCGGTTCGATCACCTCGATCCAGGCAGTGTACGTGCCCGCGGATGACCTGACCGACCCGTCGCCGGCGACGACCTTTGCGCACTTGGATGCCACGGTCGTGTTGTCGCGGCAGATTGCGGAGCTGGGGATTTACCCGGCGGTGGACCCTCTGGACTCCACCAGTCGTCAGCTGGACCCGCTGGTCGTGGGCGAGGAACACTACAGCGTGGCCCGTGGCGTGCAGAACGTGTTGCAGCGCTATAAGGAGCTACGCGACATCATCGCCATCTTGGGTATGGACGAATTGTCCGAAGAGGACAAGCTGATCGTCTCCCGGGCCCGCAAGATTCAGCGTTTCCTTTCGCAACCGTTCCACGTTGCGGAAGTGTTCACCGGATCGCCCGGCAAGTATGTGTCGCTCAAGGACACGATCCGCAGCTTCAAGGGCATTTTGAACGGCGAATATGACACGCTGCCCGAGCAGGCCTTTTACATGGTCGGCAGCATCGAAGAAGCGGTGGAGAAAGCCAAGCGCGTTTAA